A stretch of Saccharothrix texasensis DNA encodes these proteins:
- a CDS encoding dipeptide epimerase translates to MKLDWTVYGLELRSPLRISRSVMARRDAVRVILEWEGVRGHGEVVTSRYYELDVDRITGLLRDLAPVVASCADPGELRARLPELPPGVLAAVDAALHDLEALRAGVPVHAVLGIPQWTDVPTARTIGIGSVRDAATEAGALAARGFRVLKVKVGAEDDVARVEAVRAAAPDARLVLDPNGGWTAEQAVRVVDRLTGVDALEQPIPPGRWDELAWLRERCPVPLIADEDAATVADVRALADLVDGVNVKLAKCGGLTAAREIVDVARACGLDVMLGCLVASSLGIAPAVHLTGHARWVDLDGHLLLADDPWTGIGGEDGTLRLTGAPGLGVVAR, encoded by the coding sequence GTGAAGCTCGACTGGACGGTGTACGGGCTGGAGCTGCGCTCGCCGTTGCGCATCTCCAGGTCGGTGATGGCGCGTCGTGACGCCGTGCGCGTGATCCTGGAGTGGGAGGGGGTCCGCGGCCACGGCGAGGTCGTGACCAGCCGGTACTACGAGCTGGACGTGGACCGGATCACCGGGCTGCTGCGGGACCTCGCGCCCGTGGTCGCCTCCTGCGCGGATCCGGGCGAGCTGCGGGCACGTCTGCCCGAGCTGCCGCCCGGCGTGCTCGCCGCGGTGGACGCCGCGCTGCACGACCTCGAAGCGCTGCGCGCCGGCGTCCCGGTGCACGCCGTCCTGGGAATTCCACAGTGGACGGACGTGCCGACGGCGCGCACGATCGGCATCGGCTCGGTGCGCGACGCGGCCACCGAAGCCGGCGCGTTGGCCGCGCGCGGGTTCCGCGTGCTCAAGGTCAAGGTCGGCGCGGAGGACGACGTGGCCCGGGTCGAAGCGGTCCGGGCCGCCGCGCCCGACGCCCGGCTCGTCCTCGACCCGAACGGCGGCTGGACCGCCGAGCAGGCCGTGCGCGTGGTCGACCGGCTCACCGGTGTCGACGCCTTGGAGCAGCCGATCCCGCCGGGTCGGTGGGACGAGCTGGCGTGGCTGCGCGAGCGGTGCCCGGTGCCGTTGATCGCGGACGAGGACGCCGCCACGGTCGCCGACGTGCGGGCGCTGGCGGACCTGGTCGACGGGGTGAACGTCAAGCTGGCCAAGTGCGGCGGCCTCACCGCGGCGCGCGAGATCGTCGACGTCGCGCGGGCATGCGGCCTGGACGTGATGCTGGGCTGCCTGGTGGCCAGCTCGTTGGGCATCGCGCCCGCCGTGCACCTCACCGGTCACGCGCGGTGGGTCGACCTGGACGGCCACCTGCTGCTGGCCGACGACCCGTGGACGGGCATCGGCGGCGAGGACGGCACGCTGCGGCTGACCGGCGCGCCGGGGCTCGGCGTGGTGGCCCGATGA